From a region of the Clupea harengus chromosome 9, Ch_v2.0.2, whole genome shotgun sequence genome:
- the tagln gene encoding transgelin isoform X1, with product MAQQTTGMANKGPSYGLSREVQGKIDRKYDPELEERLVQWVVAQCGASKPEAGKVGFQAWLKDGCVLGELINSLYSSDKPIKKIQHSDMAFKQMEQISQFLNAAERYGVSKTDIFQTVDLWEAKDLASVQRTLMAVGSVAVTKEDGLFQGNPDWFFKKAQENRRDFSEDQMKEGKSIIGLQMGSNKGASQSGGTGYGRPRQIMS from the exons ATGGCACAACAG ACAACAGGCATGGCCAACAAGGGTCCATCCTACGGCCTGAGCCGTGAGGTCCAGGGGAAGATCGACAGGAAGTATGACCCTGAGCTGGAGGAGCGTCTGGTGCAGTGGGTCGTGGCCCAGTGTGGGGCCAGCAAGCCTGAGGCCGGTAAAGTGGGCTTCCAGGCTTGGCTCAAGGACGGATGT GTTCTGGGTGAGCTCATTAACAGCCTTTATAGCTCCGACAAACCCATTAAGAAGATCCAGCACTCAGACATGGCCTTCAAACAGATGGAGCAGATCTCACAGTTCCTGAATGCTGCAGAGCGCTACGGTGTTTCAAAAACTGACATCTTCCAGACTGTGGATCTTTGGGAAG CAAAGGACCTTGCTTCAGTGCAAAGAACACTGATGGCCGTTGGTAGCGTCGCAGTTACCAAGGAAGATGGCTTGTTCCAGGGCAATCCCGACTGGTTCTTCAA GAAAGCTCAGGAGAACCGCAGAGACTTCTCTGAGGACCAgatgaaggagggaaagagcatTATCGGCCTGCAGATGGGCTCCAACAAGGGAGCCTCACAGTCTGGAGGGACTGGATATGGACGACCCAGGCAAATCATGAGCTAA
- the tagln gene encoding transgelin isoform X2 produces MANKGPSYGLSREVQGKIDRKYDPELEERLVQWVVAQCGASKPEAGKVGFQAWLKDGCVLGELINSLYSSDKPIKKIQHSDMAFKQMEQISQFLNAAERYGVSKTDIFQTVDLWEAKDLASVQRTLMAVGSVAVTKEDGLFQGNPDWFFKKAQENRRDFSEDQMKEGKSIIGLQMGSNKGASQSGGTGYGRPRQIMS; encoded by the exons ATGGCCAACAAGGGTCCATCCTACGGCCTGAGCCGTGAGGTCCAGGGGAAGATCGACAGGAAGTATGACCCTGAGCTGGAGGAGCGTCTGGTGCAGTGGGTCGTGGCCCAGTGTGGGGCCAGCAAGCCTGAGGCCGGTAAAGTGGGCTTCCAGGCTTGGCTCAAGGACGGATGT GTTCTGGGTGAGCTCATTAACAGCCTTTATAGCTCCGACAAACCCATTAAGAAGATCCAGCACTCAGACATGGCCTTCAAACAGATGGAGCAGATCTCACAGTTCCTGAATGCTGCAGAGCGCTACGGTGTTTCAAAAACTGACATCTTCCAGACTGTGGATCTTTGGGAAG CAAAGGACCTTGCTTCAGTGCAAAGAACACTGATGGCCGTTGGTAGCGTCGCAGTTACCAAGGAAGATGGCTTGTTCCAGGGCAATCCCGACTGGTTCTTCAA GAAAGCTCAGGAGAACCGCAGAGACTTCTCTGAGGACCAgatgaaggagggaaagagcatTATCGGCCTGCAGATGGGCTCCAACAAGGGAGCCTCACAGTCTGGAGGGACTGGATATGGACGACCCAGGCAAATCATGAGCTAA